From Mobula hypostoma chromosome 8, sMobHyp1.1, whole genome shotgun sequence, the proteins below share one genomic window:
- the LOC134350941 gene encoding sodium-dependent phosphate transporter 1-like codes for MALEEYVWMVVVGFIIAFILAFSVGANDVANSFGTAVGSGVLTLRRACILATIFETLGSVLLGAKVSETIRKGIIDVDMFNSSQQVLMAGSVSAMFGSAVWQLLASFLKLPISGTHCIVGATIGFCLVATGAYGVKWLELLKIVASWFISPLLSGIMSAAVFYLVRCFILRKADPVPNGLRALPVFYACTIAINLFSIIYTGAPLLGFDRIPLWGTILITLGSAVICAFIVWFIVCPIMKRKIERERKVSNLDNMLDKKSEDYYSVSKEDLEEPHLKVPLTDTASEIKTPVTDTVSAVLPMKQSGRIAFIGDSAEDVGKDSVSNGEIKETNIDRVMNGTVQFGSSHVQFNQVINNQTSTNSYTGHYHTVHKDSGLYKELLHKLHLAKMIDCAGDSGEPGSRPLRRNNSYTCYTMAICGMPLASFKPKEEVKAEEMEKLTPGLESKKRIRQDSYSSYCNAMADSNTTSEDRSVTLEIEKTERKCSDGSMDEWREQEKPEVSLLFQFLQILTACFGSFAHGGNDVSNAIGPLVALWVVYSTEDVDSKTDTPIWLLLYGGVGICLGLWVWGRRVIQTMGKDLTPITPSSGFSIELASALTVVLASNNGLPVSTTHCKVGSVVAVGWMRAKKAVDWRLFRNIFMAWFVTVPISGLISAAIMAVFKYAIL; via the exons ATGGCGTTGGAGGAATATGTATGGATGGTCGTGGTGGGTTTCATCATTGCATTTATTTTGGCATTCTCAGTGGGAGCAAATGATGTTGCCAATTCATTTGGGACTGCTGTTGGTTCTGGAGTGCTGACACTCAGAAGAGCTTGCATCCTGGCAACAATCTTCGAAACACTGGGTTCTGTACTGCTGGGTGCCAAAGTCAGTGAAACCATTCGCAAAGGAATAATTGATGTGGACATGTTCAACTCGAGTCAACAAGTGCTTATGGCTGGGTCGGTCAGTGCCATGTTTG GTTCTGCTGTCTGGCAGTTATTAGCTTCATTTTTGAAGCTCCCTATATCTGGTACCCACTGCATTGTGGGTGCAACCATTGGTTTTTGTTTGGTGGCTACAGGTGCTTATGGTGTGAAGTGGCTAGAGCTGCTGAAGATTG ttgcttcttggttcaTCTCACCTCTGCTGTCTGGAATCATGTCTGCTGCTGTCTTTTACTTGGTCCGCTGCTTTATTTTACGCAAG GCTGACCCTGTGCCAAATGGACTCCGAGCTCTGCCGGTCTTCTATGCCTGCACAATTGCAATTAATCTTTTCTCTATTATATATACGGGAGCACCTT TACTGGGATTTGACCGGATTCCACTCTGGGGTACAATTTTGATTACATTGGGAAGCGCTGTGATCTGTGCATTCATCGTCTGGTTCATCGTCTGTCCCATAATGAAGAGAAAAATCGAAA gagagagaaaagtCTCCAATTTAGATAATATGCTAGACAAGAAGAGTGAAGATTACTATTCAGTATCCAAAGAAGACCTGGAAGAGCCGCATTTGAAAGTTCCTTTGACTGACACAGCATCTGAAATCAAGACTCCTGTGACTGACACGGTTTCTGCTGTTTTGCCTATGAAGCAGAGTGGAAGAATTGCTTTCATAGGGGACTCAGCAGAGGATGTAGGAAAGGATAGTGTTTCTAATGGAGAGATAAAGGAAACCAATATTGATCGTGTGATGAACG GAACTGTACAGTTTGGAAGCAGTCATGTGCAGTTCAACCAAGTTATCAATAATCAGACCAGTACCAACAGCTACACAGGTCACTATCACACTGTACACAAGGATTCGGGATTGTACAAAGAACTTCTTCACAAGTTGCATTTGGCTAAAATGATAGACTGTGCTGGGGACTCAGGTGAACCAGGAAGCAGGCCACTACGTCGCAACAACAGCTATACCTGTTACACTATGGCGATTTGTGGCATGCCTCTGGCTTCTTTCAAGCCCAAAGAAGAAGTAAAGGCAGAGGAAATGGAAAAGCTGACACCTGGCTTGGAATCAAAGAAACGGATCCGACAGGACAGTTACAGTAGTTACTGTAATGCTATGGCTGACTCAAATACAACGTCCGAGGATAGAAGTGTGACGCTTGAAATTGAAAAAACGGAGCGCAAGTGCAGTGATGGGTCAATGGATGAATGGCGAGAGCAGGAGAAGCCCGAAGTTTCATTACTTTTCCAGTTCCTGCAGATCCTAACAGCCTGCTTTGGCTCATTTGCTCATGGTGGCAATGATGTTAG taATGCAATTGGTCCTCTGGTTGCTTTATGGGTTGTGTACTCAACAGAAGATGTTGATTCAAAAACTGATACTCCAATCTGGCTTCTGCTATATGGAGGTGTGGGCATCTGTCTTGGCCTGTGGGTCTGGGGTCGTAGAGTTATTCAGACAATGGGCAAGGATCTGACACCAATTACTCCCTCAAG TGGCTTCAGTATTGAATTGGCCTCTGCTCTCACTGTAGTTCTTGCTTCAAATAATGGTCTTCCTGTTAGCACAACACATTGCAAG GTTGGTTCAGTTGTAGCTGTTGGGTGGATGCGTGCAAAAAAAGCTGTTGACTGGCGCCTCTTTCGAAACATCTTCATGGCGTGGTTTGTTACAGTACCCATCTCTGGTCTTATTAGTGCTGCCATCATGGCTGTATTCAAATATGCTATCTTGTAA